A window of the Cannabis sativa cultivar Pink pepper isolate KNU-18-1 chromosome X, ASM2916894v1, whole genome shotgun sequence genome harbors these coding sequences:
- the LOC133032763 gene encoding uncharacterized protein LOC133032763 isoform X1 encodes MAERSESSIRATHTEILEMDAKDDNRKRLKPAVEDHGAILMAEAEIDQTNGASPEMELHITQILEKLDSFTNLVSELLESGKTMFKELSNEFEERMITIHKEQTEKWMDEIKELRLLDASNEEAHALLHNARYLLQNPHVD; translated from the exons ATGGCAGAGAGATCAGAATCTTCCATCAGAGCCACTCACACCGAG ATTCTTGAAATGGATGCCAAAGATGATAACAGGAAGCGATTGAAACCAGCT GTGGAAGACCACGGAGCTATTTTGATGGCTGAGGCTGAAATTGATCAGACTAACGGTGCATCGCCAGAAATGGAACTTCATATCACTCAAATTCTTGAAAAATTGGACAGTTTCACTAACCTG GTGTCTGAACTTCTTGAATCTGGAAAGACAATGTTTAAGGAGCTCAGTAATGAATTCGAAGAGCGGATGATCAC GATCCATAAAGAACAAACGGAGAAATGGATGGACGAGATCAAAGAACTCAGGTTGCTTGATGCCTCAAATGAGGAGGCTCATGCTCTTCTGCATAATGCTCGATACTTGCTCCAAAATCCTCATGTTGATTGA
- the LOC133032763 gene encoding uncharacterized protein LOC133032763 isoform X2, which yields MDAKDDNRKRLKPAVEDHGAILMAEAEIDQTNGASPEMELHITQILEKLDSFTNLVSELLESGKTMFKELSNEFEERMITIHKEQTEKWMDEIKELRLLDASNEEAHALLHNARYLLQNPHVD from the exons ATGGATGCCAAAGATGATAACAGGAAGCGATTGAAACCAGCT GTGGAAGACCACGGAGCTATTTTGATGGCTGAGGCTGAAATTGATCAGACTAACGGTGCATCGCCAGAAATGGAACTTCATATCACTCAAATTCTTGAAAAATTGGACAGTTTCACTAACCTG GTGTCTGAACTTCTTGAATCTGGAAAGACAATGTTTAAGGAGCTCAGTAATGAATTCGAAGAGCGGATGATCAC GATCCATAAAGAACAAACGGAGAAATGGATGGACGAGATCAAAGAACTCAGGTTGCTTGATGCCTCAAATGAGGAGGCTCATGCTCTTCTGCATAATGCTCGATACTTGCTCCAAAATCCTCATGTTGATTGA
- the LOC133032761 gene encoding uncharacterized protein LOC133032761 yields MSSIAAKEPEQVMKLRGGSVLGKKTILKSDHFPGCQNKRLSPQIDGAPNYRQAESLHVHGVAIPTMDGIRNVLNHIHGKEAQVLWINLREEPVVYINGRPFVLRDVERPFSNLEYTGINRERVEQMEARLKEDILMEAARYGNKILVTDELPDGQMVDQWEPVSRDFVKTPLEVYKELQVDRYLVDYERVPITDEKSPKELDFDILVHKISQADINTKIIFNCQMGRGRTTTGMVIATLVYLNRIGSSGIPRSNSIGRVSDAVASATDNFPNTEEALRRGEYGVIRSLVRVLEGGLEGKRQVDKVIDKCASMQNLREAIATYRNSILRQPDEMKREALLSFFVEYLERYYFLICFAVYIHSEKSALQSKSVGNSNFADWMRARPELYSILRRLLRRDPMGALGYSSLKPSLMKIAESTDGRPSEMGIVAASRNGEVLGSQTVLKSDHCPGCQNQHLPERVEGAPNFREVPGFPVYGVANPTIDGIRSVIQRIGGSKSGCPVLWHNMREEPVIYINGKPFVLREVERPYKNMLEYSGIDRERVERMEARLKEDILREAERYGGAIMVIHETNDGQIFDAWEHVNIDAIQTPLEVFKCLEADGFPIKYARVPITDGKAPKSSDFDTLAMNIASSSKDTAFVFNCQMGRGRTTTGTVIACLLKLRIDHGRPIKILLDSMTHEEEDGGTSSGEETGENVVPSTSSVAKVRIEKDQGRSFGINDILLLWKITRLFDNGVECREALDAIIDRCSALQNIRQAVLQYRKVFNQQHVEPRVRRVALNRGAEYLERYFRLITFAAYLGSEAFDGFCGQGESRMTFKEWLHQRSEVQAMKWSIRLRPGRFFTVPEELRAPYESQNGDAVMEAIVKTRNGSVLGKGSILKMYFFPGQRTSSNIQIHGAPHVYKVDGYPVYSMATPTIAGAKEMLTYLGAKPKLKGSAAEKVILTDLREEAVVYINGTPFVLRELNKPVDTLKHVGITGSVVEHMEERLKEDILSEVRLSGGRILLHREEYNPTLNQSSVIGYWENIFADDVKTPAEVYASLKEDGYNITYRRIPLTREREALSSDVDAIQNCIDDSAGCYLFVSHTGFGGVAYAMAIICIRLSAQATFSSEVQTSLGSSMHQLNNADKELPSRASNEETLRMGDYRDILSLTRVLVYGPESKVDADLVIERCAGAGHLRDDIFHYSKELEKFPVLDDEQGAYLMDMGIKALRRYFFLVTFRSYLYCTKGADTTFTSWMDARPELGHMCTNLRIDK; encoded by the exons atgtcgtctATTGCGGCGAAAGAGCCGGAGCAAGTTATGAAGCTTAGGGGAGGATCAGTGCTTGGGAAGAAGACGATTCTGAAAAGCGACCACTTTCCTGGATGCCAGAACAAACGATTGTCTCCTCAAATCGATGGCGCTCCAAACTACCGTCAGGCCGAATCTTTACATGTACATGGTGTTGCAATTCCCACCATGGATGGGATCCGGAATGTTCTCAACCACATTCATGGAAAGGAAGCTCAAGTTCTTTGGATTAACCTTCGCGAGGAGCCG GTAGTGTACATTAACGGACGCCCTTTTGTATTGCGTGATGTGGAAAGGCCTTTCTCAAACCTGGAATATACG GGAATCAATAGGGAAAGGGTTGAACAAATGGAGGCTCGACTGAAAGAAGACATCCTCATGGAAGCTGCGAG ATATGGAAACAAGATCCTTGTCACCGATGAATTGCCAGATGGCCAGATGGTGGACCAATGGGAACCAGTATCTCGTGATTTTGTGAAGACACCACTAGAG GTGTACAAGGAATTACAAGTAGACAGATACCTAGTTGACTATGAGCGTGTTCCTATAACTGATGAAAAATCTCCCAAGGAGTTGGATTTTGATATTTTG GTTCATAAAATTTCTCAAGCTGATATAAATACAAAGATTATATTTAATTGTCAAATGGGACGTGGGCGGACTACAACTGGGATGGTGATTGCAACTTTAGTTTATCTCAACAGAATAGGATCTTCTG GTATTCCAAGATCCAATTCAATTGGTAGAGTTTCAGATGCTGTTGCTAGTGCCACTGACAACTTTCCAAACACAGAAGAAGCACTTCGTAGAGGGGAATATGGTGTCATAAGAAGCCTGGTTAGGGTATTAGAG GGTGGCCTTGAAGGGAAAAGGCAAGTAGATAAAGTCATAGACAAGTGTGCCTCCATGCAG AACTTGCGTGAGGCAATTGCCACTTATCGCAATAGCATTTTACGTCAACCAGATGAAATGAAAAGAGAGGCGTTGCTTTCATTTTTTGTGGAGTATCTTGAGAGATACTACTTTCTTATATGCTTTGCCGTCTACATTCATTCAGAGAAATCAGCCCTTCAATCTAAATCTGTTGGTAATAGCAATTTTGCTGACTGGATGAGAGCGAGACCAGAACTCTATAGCATTCTTCGCAG ACTGCTTAGGAGAGATCCAATGGGTGCACTTGGGTATTCAAGTTTGAAGCCATCCCTCATGAAGATTGCTGAATCTACTGATGGTCGTCCTTCTGAGATGGGTATAGTTGCTGCATCACGAAATGGTGAGGTTTTAGGCAGCCAAACTGTTCTGAAAAGTGATCATTGCCCAGGTTGTCAAAACCAACACTTACCTGAAAGAGTTGAGGGTGCCCCTAATTTCCGGGAAGTTCCTGGCTTTCCAGTTTATGGAGTAGCAAATCCAACTATCGATGGAATACGATCTGTGATACAAAGAATTGGTGGCTCGAAAAGTGGTTGTCCAGTTCTTTGGCACAATATGAGAGAGGAACCGGTTATTTACATAAATGGAAAACCATTTGTGCTCCGTGAGGTTGAAAGACCATACAAAAACATGCTTGAATACTCG GGCATTGATCGTGAGAGAGTGGAAAGAATGGAAGCTCGACTGAAAGAAGATATCCTCAGAGAAGCTGAACGTTATGGTGGTGCCATAATGGTTATtcatgaaacaaatgatggacAAATATTTGATGCTTGGGAACATGTAAATATCGATGCTATTCAGACTCCACTTGAGGTTTTTAAATGCTTAGAGGCTGATGGTTTTCCTATTAAATATGCGCGTGTACCTATTACTGATGGTAAAGCTCCAAAAAGTTCAGACTTTGACACTTTGGCAATGAATATTGCTTCGTCTTCCAAGGATACTGCTTTTGTTTTCAATTGCCAG ATGGGCAGAGGAAGGACAACCACTGGCACCGTAATAGCTTGCCTTTTGAAACTTCGAATTGATCATGGTAGGcctattaaaattttgcttGATAGTATGACCCATGAAGAGGAGGATGGTGGAACCTCCAGTGGTGAAGAGACTGGagaaaatgttgttccatcaaCTTCTAGTGTTGCAAAAGTAAGAATTGAAAAGGACCAAGGTAGAAGTTTTGGCATAAAtgatatcttattattgtggaAAATAACAAGATTATTTGATAATGGAGTGGAATGCCGTGAAGCCTTGGATGCTATTATAGATAGATGTTCGGCTTTGCAGAACATACGCCAAGCTGTTCTTCAGTACCGAAAAGTTTTCAATCAACAGCATGTTGAACCAAGGGTAAGGAGGGTAGCACTAAACCGCGGTGCTGAGTACTTGGAACGGTACTTCCGTTTAATTACTTTTGCAGCATACTTGGGTAGTGAAGCATTTGATGGATTTTGTGGACAAGGAGAATCCAGGATGACATTTAAGGAGTGGTTGCATCAAAGATCAGAGGTTCAAGCAATGAAATGGAGCATAAGATTAAGGCCTGGAAGATTCTTCACAGTTCCT gaGGAACTGAGAGCACCTTATGAGTCCCAAAATGGTGATGCAGTTATGGAGGCAATTGTAAAGACGCGAAATGGTTCGGTTTTAGGGAAAGGCTCTATACTTAAAATGTATTTCTTTCCTGGTCAGAGAACTTCTAGCAACATACAGATCCATGGTGCACCACATGTTTACAAG GTGGATGGATACCCTGTGTACAGTATGGCAACTCCAACAATTGCTGGTGCCAAAGAAATGCTAACATATCTAGGTGCCAAGCCCAAATTGAAAGGGTCTGCTGCAGAAAAAGTGATATTAACTGATTTGAGAGAAGAGGCAGTTGTTTACATTAATGGAACACCTTTTGTACTCAGGGAGCTTAATAAGCCCGTTGATACACTCAAGCACGTTGGAATAACTGGCTCTGTG GTGGAACACATGGAAGAACGATTAAAAGAAGACATATTGTCTGAAGTTAGACTGTCAGGTGGTCGGATACTTTTACATCGTGAAGAATATAACCCAACATTGAATCAATCCAGTGTCATAGGATATTGGGAAAACATCTTTGCAGATGATGTGAAGACTCCTGCAGAGGTATATGCTTCTTTGAAGGAAGATGGTTATAATATTACGTATAGGAGAATTCCATTAACAAGAGAGAGGGAGGCATTATCGTCTGATGTAGATGCAATCCAGAACTGTATAGATGA TTCTGCAGGGTGTTACCTTTTTGTATCGCACACAGGCTTTGGAGGAGTGGCATATGCCATGGCAATTATTTGTATTAGACTTAGTGCTCAGGCAACCTTTTCTTCAGAAGTTCAAACATCCTTGGGTAGTAGTATGCACCAGTTAAACAATGCTGACAAGGAGTTGCCTAGTCGGGCATCTAATGAAGAAACTCTCAGAATGGGCGATTACCGTGATATATTAAGCCTTACAAGAGTTCTGGTGTACGGTCCAGAAAGCAAAGTAGATGCTGACCTTGTGATTGAAAG GTGTGCAGGTGCTGGACACTTGAGAGATGATATCTTTCACTATAGCAAGGAACTGGAGAAGTTTCCGGTTTTGGATGATGAGCAGGGAGCGTACTTAATGGACATGGGTATCAAGGCTTTAAG GCGCTATTTTTTCCTGGTGACATTTAGATCCTACCTCTATTGCACTAAAGGAGCCGATACGACATTCACCTCATGGATGGATGCAAGGCCTGAACTCGGACATATGTGTACTAACCTAAGAATTGACAagtga